A single genomic interval of Pseudochaenichthys georgianus chromosome 3, fPseGeo1.2, whole genome shotgun sequence harbors:
- the LOC117442655 gene encoding uncharacterized protein, which translates to MSNTDSSENEPFSKDLDPGSDVPPDAASNSSSLRRMSARLASRDSSQSAEANFIITHLRQQGISAASDLPLSQLRELSDQVSGAVHQPRAAAPAAPANSPAITPERPERGRGRSRGGKRKKKSSPSRAGPSKRSTFPQAHPSVAQPGSPGNQPLTDSIANSLQSLASSMLLIDARLQAMDKGPIGASTSSANWASVPASLPTGFMPGLGGFPPQIIAPPHSLASALPAPHSGRPHIPQSAHISSRLRAKILEGKDINLVTLILPSPECDKSIATGGSITAVFKSADPRLLRDLNIGQFLVAFGIFRDVLCSVYPERRVELDAYLGLIGDLYLKFGKSTFYSYHKSFSSKAALHLAHCNVRLDWSVLDTELLVMATGGQQVVSCISCGTQGHTSPFCPSVPFSGFRAFPASHTCREAHPKSVCPRRGHVKFPQQKPRGGKKLLKHHLSTPINIPHLAAALSTHPDPVFVEYLLSGLSQGFRVGVISPPSVSLVSKNLQSAFKEPTIVSQLIEKELNKGYLIGPFHSPPFSVFRTSPIGIATTLSTHPDPVFVEYLLSGLSQGFRVGVISPPSVSLVSKNLQSAFKEPTIVSQLIEKELNKGYLIGPFHSPPFSVFRTSPIGIATSKYSEKKRLIFDLSAPRSGPFCSINSLIPPEPFSLHYASVDNAIKLIKFAGQGAWLSKADITDAFKIIPIHPSQWNMFGIKWEAKFYFAVRLTFGCRSSPCIFNSFSEALCWILLNNVRIPSVLHLLDDFLLIDPPRDNSGASLAKLKCCFQELGVPLSGEKTIGPDTSLEFLGITLDTIDMKASLPIAKLQRIRDITKSYCEQQVITKQQLLSLLGHLNFAMRVIPQGRSFISRLLDAASAVTNLHDRVFLDEGCRSDLCFWSLLLAHWNGITFFYDDLVYSSDSMRFFTDAAPSVGFGGFFQGEWFAGPWPPSFPNHASSSALHEIYPIAVACHVWGHLWLRKRISVLCDNQSVVWIINKGRSSCSDIMPFMRSITWSSLTHNFLISARHVPGHLNIVADSLSRFQFQTFRNLCPEASPQPVGIPPLHLLSLH; encoded by the exons atgtCTAACACAGACTCTTCCGAGAACGAACCGTTTTCGAAGGATCTCGATCCTGGCTCCGATGTACCTCCGGATGCAGCTTCGAACTCCTCAAGCCTCCGGCGCATGAGCGCCCGCCTGGCTTCCCGTGACAGCTCACAATCAGCAGAAGCAAACTTCATAATCACCCATTTACGGCAGCAGGGTATCTCTGCAGCCTCagatctccctctctcccagctCAGGGAGCTCTCGGACCAAGTCTCCGGCGCGGTCCATCAGCCCagggcagcagccccagcagctCCAGCCAACTCTCCAGCTATCACCCCCGAGAGGCCGGAGCGAGGACGCGGGCGGAGCCGCGGggggaaaaggaaaaaaaagtcaaGTCCCTCTAGAGCCGGTCCATCTAAAAGGTCCACCTTTCCACAGGCTCACCCAAGCGTCGCCCAGCCCGGGAGCCCCGGTAATCAGCCACTAACGGATAGCATAGCAAACTCCCTGCAATCGTTGGCTAGCTCTATGCTGCTAATTGACGCTCGCCTGCAGGCCATGGATAAAGGCCCCATCGGAGCTTCAACCTCTTCTGCGAACTGGGCCTCGGTCCCCGCTTCGCTGCCAACAGGATTTATGCCAGGTCTCGGGGGTTTCCCTCCACAAATCATAGCTCCCCCTCACTCCCTGGCTTCAGCACTCCCAGCGCCTCACTCAGGTAGGCCTCATATTCCCCAGAGCGCTCACATTTCCTCTCGGCTGAGAGCGAAAATCCTCGAAGGGAAAGACATAAATTTAGTCACCCTCATCTTGCCTTCCCCGGAGTGCGACAAGTCAATCGCCACGGGAGGAAGCATCACTGCCGTTTTTAAGTCCGCAGATCCTCGGCTCCTCAGAGACCTCAACATAGGACAATTTCTGGTTGCTTTCGGCATCTTCCGCGATGTCCTGTGTTCCGTTTACCCGGAAAGAAGAGTTGAGTTAGACGCTTATCTGGGCCTCATCGGCGATCTTTATCTCAAATTCGGGAAATCCACGTTCTACTCCTATCACAAGAGCTTTTCTAGCAAAGCAGCGCTTCACTTAGCCCACTGCAACGTTCGCCTGGACTGGTCCGTGCTGGACACCGAGCTGCTCGTGATGGCGACTGGCGGGCAACAAGTTGTTTCGTGCATCAGCTGCGGGACGCAGGGCCACACCTCCCCCTTCTGCCCATCAGTGCCTTTCTCCGGGTTCAGAGCTTTTCCTGCGTCACA TACCTGCAGGGAGGCTCACCCGAAGTCAGTTTGCCCCAGGCGCGGGCACGTGAAGTTCCCGCAGCAGAAACCACGTGGGGGAAAAAAACTCCTGAAACATCACCTTTCCACCCCCATCAACATCCCACATTTAGCAGCAGCGCTTtctactcacccagatcccGTGTTCGTAGAATATCTTCTGTCAGGGCTCTCTCAAGGGTTCAGGGTCGGGGTTATTTCTCCTCCCTCCGTGTCCCTTGTTTCAAAAAATCTGCAATCAGCATTTAAAGAACCCACCATAGTCTCCCAGCTTATCGAGAAAGAACTCAACAAAGGATACCTTATCGGTCCGTTTCACTCACCCCCGTTCTCAGTGTTCCGGACAAGCCCAATAGGAATAGCCACGACGCTTtctactcacccagatcccGTGTTCGTAGAATATCTTCTGTCAGGGCTCTCTCAAGGGTTCAGGGTCGGGGTTATTTCTCCTCCCTCCGTGTCCCTTGTTTCAAAAAATCTGCAATCAGCATTTAAAGAACCCACCATAGTCTCCCAGCTTATCGAGAAAGAACTCAACAAAGGATACCTTATCGGTCCGTTTCACTCACCCCCGTTCTCAGTGTTCCGGACAAGCCCAATAGGAATAGCCACGAGTAAATactctgagaaaaaaaggctgattttcgatctgtccgcaCCCCGCTCCGGCCCGTTTTGCAGTATTAACAGCCTTATTCCTCCAGAGCCATTCTCCCTTCATTATGCCTCAGTCGATAACGCAATCAAACTAATTAAGTTTGCGGGGCAAGGAGCCTGGCTCTCCAAGGCAGATATTACTGACGCATTCAAGATCattcccatccatccatcccagtGGAACATgttcggtattaagtgggaAGCTAAATTCTACTTTGCAGTTCGCTTGACTTTCGGGTGCAGAAGTAGCCCCTGTATTTTTAATTCCTTTTCCGAAGCTCTCTGCTGGATTCTGCTGAATAATGTCAGGATTCCCTCCGTTCTCCACTTGCTGGACGATTTTCTCCTCATAGATCCCCCTCGGGATAACTCAGGCGCTTCCCTGGCGAAACTCAAATGCTGCTTTCAGGAGCTAGGCGTCCCCCTGTCCGGAGAGAAAACCATAGGACCCGACACTAGCTTGGAGTTTTTAGGCATCACACTCGACACTATAGACATGAAAGCATCTCTCCCCATCGCCAAACTGCAGCGCATACGCGACATCACTAAATCCTATTGCGAGCAACAAGTCATCACCAAACagcagctgctctccctcctcggGCACCTCAACTTTGCCATGCGtgtcatcccccaggggcgctcattcatctcccgcctcctggacgcagcGTCGGCTGTAACAAACCTCCACGACCGCGTGTTtctagacgaaggctgccgctcagacctatGCTTCTGGTCtctcctgctcgcccactggaatGGCATCACCTTCTTTTACGACGACCTCGTGTACTCCTCTGATTCCATGAGGTTTTTCACGGACgctgccccatccgtgggttttgggggtttctttcagggagagtggttcgcgGGCCCGTGGCCTCCCTCATTTCCCAATCATGCCTCATCCTCCGCCCTGCACGAGATCTATCCGATTGCTGTTGCCTGCCACGTGTGGGGCCACCTCTGGCTACGGAAACGCATCTCGGTCCTCTGCGACAACCAGTCAGTGGTCTGGATCATCAATAAAGGTCGCTCCTCTTGTAGTGACATCATGCCGTTCATGAGAAGCATCACGTGGTCCTCCCTCACTCACAACTTCCTCATCTCAGCTCGTCACGTCCCCGGCCACCTCAATATAGTGGCTGATTCCCTCTCTCGCTTTCAATTTCAGACcttccggaacctctgcccgGAAGCCAGCCCGCAACCCGTTGGGATTCCTCCtctgcatctcctctctctacATTAA